The Saccopteryx leptura isolate mSacLep1 chromosome 2, mSacLep1_pri_phased_curated, whole genome shotgun sequence genome has a window encoding:
- the SDF2 gene encoding stromal cell-derived factor 2, producing MDVVSLLLFGSFWTAVGASNLAVVTCGSVVKLLNTRYNVRLHSHDVRYGSGSGQQSVTGVTSVDDSNSYWRIRGKTSTVCERGTPIRCGQPIRLTHVNTGRNLHSHHFTSPLSGNQEVSAFGEEGEGDYLDDWTVLCNGPYWVRDGEVRFKHSSTEVLLSVTGEQYGRPISGQKEVHGMAQPSQNNYWKAMEGIFMKPSELLKAEAHHAEL from the exons ATGGATGTGGTATCGCTGCTGTTGTTCGGGAGTTTTTGGACTGCTGTAGGAGCGTCCAATCTGGCTGTCGTTACTTGCGGTTCTGTGGTGAAGCTACTCAATACGCGTTACAACGTGCGGTTGCACTCACACGACGTGCGCTATGGGTCAG gtAGTGGGCAGCAGTCAGTGACAGGCGTGACCTCTGTGGATGACAGCAATAGTTATTGGAGGATACGGGGGAAGACCTCCACAGTGTGTGAAAGGGGAACCCCCATTAGATGTGGCCAGCCGATCCGGCTTACACATGTCAACACTGGCCGAAACCTCCATAGTCACCACTTTACCTCACCTCTTTCTGGAAACCAG GAAGTGAGTGCTTTCGGTGAGGAGGGTGAAGGCGATTATCTGGATGACTGGACAGTACTCTGTAATGGGCCCTACTGGGTAAGGGATGGTGAGGTGCGGTTCAAGCATTCTTCTACTGAGGTTTTGCTGTCTGTCACAGGAGAACAATATGGTCGACCCATCAGTGGGCAAAAAGAGGTGCATGGCATGGCTCAGCCAAGCCAGAACAACTACTGGAAAGCCATGGAAGGCATCTTCATGAAACCCAGTGAGTTGTTGAAGGCAGAAGCCCACCACGCAGAACTCTGA